A single genomic interval of Natronoarchaeum philippinense harbors:
- a CDS encoding monovalent cation/H+ antiporter subunit E, which translates to MSYAHTLVPVEESATLRRTVAHAVDSAIEAADGDARITFASVLSADSTQLPGSELEASAEDLLDRIEIWAEEDAGDAELTIDTVILGADEYLFSPQDMARVIGAHAVSTGVDRIVLDPEYDPGAGQPLLEPLKSDLSGDDRFDVEEAPVEHPRRSARIVAPSSASRFIGTFVLSFVFYQLIGGFAGLFDIVTGAATALIAAITLSQVTFSRRPQLVGSFVRLGRWFVFAPVLLWEILIANLQVAAVILDPRKSIDPRMTRVHAAVWGVLPVTTLANSITLTPGTLTVRERGQDLYVHSLLPVSREGLFDGGLERWVRFVFYGRRSMRIDSPKDRGDAEVLQSPEDGDDAGGEDA; encoded by the coding sequence GTGAGCTACGCTCACACGCTAGTTCCCGTCGAAGAATCGGCGACGCTCCGTCGAACCGTCGCGCACGCGGTCGACTCGGCCATCGAGGCGGCCGACGGCGACGCACGCATCACGTTCGCGTCAGTGCTATCGGCCGACAGCACGCAACTACCCGGATCGGAACTCGAAGCGTCCGCCGAGGACCTCCTCGACCGGATCGAGATCTGGGCCGAGGAGGATGCCGGTGACGCCGAGTTGACGATCGACACCGTGATTCTGGGCGCCGACGAGTACCTGTTCAGCCCCCAAGATATGGCGCGGGTGATCGGCGCCCACGCCGTCTCGACCGGCGTCGACCGGATCGTCCTCGATCCCGAGTACGACCCGGGCGCCGGGCAGCCGCTGCTCGAACCGCTCAAGTCGGACTTGAGCGGTGACGACCGATTCGACGTCGAGGAAGCGCCGGTCGAGCACCCGCGACGCTCGGCTCGTATCGTCGCGCCATCCAGCGCTAGCCGCTTCATCGGGACGTTCGTCCTTTCGTTCGTCTTCTACCAGTTGATCGGCGGCTTCGCCGGACTGTTCGACATCGTCACCGGCGCCGCGACGGCGCTGATCGCTGCGATCACGCTCTCGCAGGTAACGTTCTCCCGTCGGCCACAGCTGGTCGGTTCGTTCGTGCGACTCGGGCGCTGGTTCGTGTTCGCGCCCGTGTTGCTTTGGGAGATTCTGATCGCAAACCTGCAGGTCGCCGCGGTCATTCTGGATCCTAGGAAGTCGATCGACCCGCGAATGACACGCGTCCACGCTGCGGTCTGGGGCGTTCTGCCCGTGACGACGCTGGCAAACAGCATCACCCTCACGCCGGGAACGCTCACGGTCCGCGAGCGCGGGCAGGACCTGTACGTCCACTCGCTGCTGCCGGTCTCCCGCGAGGGCCTGTTCGACGGCGGTCTGGAGCGGTGGGTTCGCTTCGTCTTCTACGGCCGCCGGTCGATGCGCATCGACAGCCCGAAAGACCGCGGCGACGCCGAAGTGCTCCAGTCACCCGAGGACGGCGACGACGCCGGAGGTGAGGACGCATGA
- the coaBC gene encoding bifunctional phosphopantothenoylcysteine decarboxylase/phosphopantothenate--cysteine ligase CoaBC, translating to MLDGVNVALGVCGSIAAVKTVELAHELRRRGADVRAVMTGGAQNIIHPWAVDFATDGDVVTELTGAVEHVELCGREGWADVFLIAPATANTVGKVAGAVDDTPVTTCATTALGADVPVVIAPAMHEPMYDHPGVLDAIERVESWGVDFVDPRIEEGKAKIASEERICLDTARAAGARPLAGERVVVTTGATAEEIDPVRVLTNRSSGKTGRAVAQACYVRGADVTLVHGVVGPHAPSNTADEPALGPDGGLGYAEYRPVESAAELRDATLDAAADADALVSAAAIGDYTVEASDSKLRSGQDLTLDLDATPKVIDAVREARPDLPIVGFKAETDGDDDAMVEAARATLDRVGLAFVVANDAGVMGAEDTRALFVTDDGVDEFAGSKRGLADGVADRLVSQLD from the coding sequence ATGCTGGACGGAGTCAACGTCGCGCTCGGGGTCTGTGGCTCTATCGCGGCCGTAAAGACGGTGGAACTGGCCCACGAGCTTCGGCGTCGCGGCGCCGACGTGCGAGCGGTGATGACCGGCGGCGCTCAGAACATCATCCACCCGTGGGCCGTCGACTTCGCCACCGACGGGGACGTGGTCACGGAACTCACCGGCGCGGTCGAGCACGTCGAACTCTGCGGCCGGGAGGGCTGGGCAGACGTGTTCCTGATCGCGCCGGCGACGGCCAACACCGTCGGTAAGGTCGCCGGCGCCGTCGACGATACACCTGTCACCACCTGCGCGACCACCGCGCTCGGCGCCGACGTGCCGGTCGTGATCGCCCCCGCGATGCACGAGCCGATGTACGATCATCCCGGCGTGCTCGACGCCATCGAGCGCGTCGAGTCGTGGGGCGTCGACTTCGTCGACCCCCGCATCGAGGAGGGCAAGGCCAAGATCGCCAGCGAGGAGCGTATCTGTCTCGACACAGCGCGCGCGGCCGGTGCTCGTCCGCTCGCTGGCGAGCGCGTCGTCGTCACGACCGGCGCGACCGCCGAAGAGATCGACCCGGTTCGGGTGCTGACGAACCGCTCGTCGGGCAAGACCGGACGGGCCGTCGCACAGGCCTGCTACGTCCGTGGGGCCGACGTGACGCTGGTCCACGGCGTCGTCGGGCCGCACGCGCCCTCGAACACCGCCGACGAGCCGGCGCTCGGTCCCGACGGCGGCCTCGGCTACGCCGAGTACCGGCCCGTCGAGAGCGCGGCCGAACTCCGCGACGCAACGCTCGACGCGGCGGCCGACGCCGACGCGCTCGTCTCGGCGGCGGCGATCGGCGATTACACCGTCGAGGCAAGCGACAGCAAGCTCCGATCCGGGCAGGATCTGACGCTGGACCTCGACGCGACGCCGAAGGTGATCGACGCCGTCCGCGAGGCTCGCCCCGACCTTCCGATCGTCGGGTTCAAGGCCGAAACCGACGGGGACGACGACGCGATGGTCGAAGCCGCCCGCGCGACGCTCGATCGGGTCGGACTCGCGTTCGTCGTCGCCAACGACGCCGGCGTGATGGGCGCCGAGGACACCCGCGCACTGTTTGTCACCGACGACGGTGTCGACGAGTTCGCGGGCTCGAAGCGCGGGCTCGCCGACGGCGTCGCCGACCGATTGGTCTCCCAACTCGACTGA
- a CDS encoding type II toxin-antitoxin system RatA family toxin, with product MDRVQVSTLVYLPPEDIYEFLEDFPGYANYSKYLQDVRRDGTGEEGTRYDLEFAWWKLEYTAQSEVTDTTPPERIDWRLVTDLDAQGYWRVDHQPEAAPQHRETASRVHFVVEYDPSSASAGAVDLPALVSMGWVIDKLRPKVLEEAERIVERIVADLEGERRDVELQVHDAPSSV from the coding sequence GTGGACAGAGTACAGGTCAGCACCCTCGTCTACCTGCCGCCCGAGGATATCTACGAGTTCCTCGAGGACTTTCCGGGGTACGCGAACTACTCCAAGTATCTCCAAGATGTCAGGCGGGACGGGACCGGCGAGGAAGGGACACGCTACGATCTCGAGTTCGCGTGGTGGAAGTTAGAGTACACCGCCCAGTCGGAAGTGACCGACACGACTCCGCCCGAGCGCATCGACTGGCGGCTCGTTACGGACCTCGACGCGCAGGGGTACTGGCGCGTCGACCATCAGCCCGAAGCGGCGCCACAGCACCGCGAGACGGCCAGTCGCGTTCACTTCGTCGTCGAGTACGACCCATCGAGCGCGAGCGCCGGCGCGGTGGATTTGCCCGCGCTGGTCTCGATGGGGTGGGTGATCGACAAGCTTCGACCCAAAGTCCTCGAAGAGGCCGAACGCATCGTCGAGCGCATCGTCGCCGATCTGGAAGGCGAGCGCCGCGATGTCGAATTGCAGGTCCACGACGCCCCCTCGTCGGTCTGA
- the coxB gene encoding cytochrome c oxidase subunit II — protein sequence MVRARRIASAAVAVVVVTIVAATPVAAAPESITEELIRGLNRRLLYIAVPIAVLVEFILLYTIWRFHGNDEPEPTRTNRDLEITWTVATALVLLFVGAASFAVLTSPYVAAVPDLSGQETTDVGPPEGAPADAVVVEIVAEQWNYTYEYPDSGVTADEELVVPRNRTLYLYVTSEDTLHSVHVPELGLKQDAFPNQYNLIRTRVGERGQYRLYCAEFCGVGHAGMGSTLRVVEQDEYQRWLDRQNGTSGNTTANNRNHPIRP from the coding sequence ATGGTTCGAGCGCGCCGGATCGCAAGCGCCGCCGTCGCCGTTGTCGTTGTGACGATCGTCGCCGCGACGCCCGTCGCGGCGGCGCCGGAGTCGATCACCGAGGAGCTCATCCGCGGGCTCAATCGGCGGCTGCTGTACATCGCCGTCCCGATCGCCGTGCTGGTCGAGTTTATCCTGCTGTACACCATCTGGCGGTTCCACGGCAACGACGAGCCCGAGCCCACGCGGACGAATCGGGATCTGGAGATCACCTGGACCGTGGCGACCGCGCTCGTGTTGCTGTTCGTCGGTGCGGCGTCGTTCGCCGTGCTGACCAGCCCGTACGTGGCGGCCGTTCCCGACCTGAGCGGACAGGAGACGACCGACGTGGGGCCGCCCGAAGGCGCGCCGGCAGACGCCGTCGTCGTCGAAATTGTCGCCGAGCAGTGGAACTACACCTACGAGTACCCGGACAGCGGCGTCACTGCCGACGAGGAGCTGGTCGTGCCCAGAAATCGGACGCTGTATCTCTACGTCACCTCCGAGGATACGCTCCACTCGGTCCACGTCCCTGAACTCGGGCTCAAGCAGGACGCCTTCCCGAACCAGTACAACCTCATCCGGACGCGGGTCGGAGAGAGGGGACAGTATCGGCTGTACTGTGCCGAGTTCTGCGGCGTCGGACACGCGGGGATGGGATCGACGCTGCGCGTCGTCGAACAGGACGAGTACCAGCGCTGGCTCGACCGACAAAACGGGACGAGCGGCAACACCACCGCGAACAACAGAAACCACCCGATCCGGCCATGA
- a CDS encoding response regulator transcription factor translates to MDEQRGIVLVVDDDPRVARVYAEQLRRQHTVRVAYSGADALESLDTDVDVVLLDRRMPDQTGDEVLEQIRARGLTCQVAMVTAVEPDFDIIEMDFDEYLYKPVTGDQLLSTVDHLLRRATYDTALQEFFSVAAKRAALESEKPLSVLQESDEFATLTARFERLREELDESLHQLDDEEAFELALSDQF, encoded by the coding sequence ATGGACGAACAGCGCGGTATCGTCCTCGTCGTCGACGACGACCCGCGGGTCGCCCGAGTGTACGCAGAGCAACTGCGCCGCCAGCACACGGTCCGTGTGGCCTACAGCGGTGCGGACGCGCTCGAGAGCCTCGATACCGATGTCGATGTGGTCCTGCTCGACCGGCGGATGCCCGATCAGACGGGCGACGAGGTGCTCGAACAGATCCGTGCTCGCGGCCTGACATGCCAAGTGGCGATGGTGACGGCCGTCGAGCCGGACTTCGACATCATCGAGATGGACTTCGACGAGTACCTCTACAAACCGGTCACCGGCGACCAGCTGCTATCGACGGTCGACCACCTGCTCCGGCGGGCGACCTACGATACCGCCTTACAGGAGTTTTTCTCGGTCGCCGCCAAACGCGCCGCACTCGAGTCCGAAAAGCCCCTCTCGGTGCTGCAAGAGAGTGATGAGTTTGCTACGCTGACCGCGCGCTTCGAGCGTCTGCGCGAGGAACTCGACGAGTCGCTCCACCAACTCGACGACGAGGAGGCTTTCGAACTCGCGCTGTCCGACCAGTTCTGA
- a CDS encoding cytochrome c oxidase subunit 3, whose protein sequence is MTESEESEHRGPAIEDWPPGFGEASWWPIVTGAGAAGIYAGVALFLLAGTAAALAPPAVGLGLAVGGLLAFLGGLYGWVYHAFVRNYWERAAGHGLALEWGMFVFIMTDVMTFSAGFIYYFFVRSGSWPPAELPPLLTSIVFVNTVLLLVSSLTLHAAHTAIRRGNRRRFLAWLAATVLLGLAFVGGQIFEYYEFLVVEGAPVTTVFFSAFFGLTGLHGLHVVLGVVVLTTVLVRALRGQFDAERHTAVATASMYWHFVDAVWVFLVVTLYVGAVA, encoded by the coding sequence ATGACCGAGTCCGAGGAGTCCGAGCACCGCGGCCCGGCGATCGAGGACTGGCCGCCCGGGTTCGGCGAGGCGAGTTGGTGGCCGATCGTGACCGGCGCCGGCGCGGCCGGCATCTACGCCGGCGTCGCGCTGTTTCTCCTCGCGGGCACTGCAGCCGCGCTCGCCCCTCCGGCGGTCGGCCTCGGGCTGGCAGTCGGCGGCCTGCTTGCCTTTCTCGGCGGACTGTACGGCTGGGTGTATCACGCGTTCGTCCGGAACTACTGGGAGCGCGCCGCGGGCCACGGTCTGGCGCTCGAGTGGGGGATGTTCGTGTTCATCATGACCGACGTGATGACGTTCTCCGCGGGATTCATTTACTACTTCTTCGTCAGGTCCGGGTCGTGGCCGCCGGCGGAACTGCCGCCGCTTTTGACCTCGATCGTGTTCGTCAACACTGTCCTCCTGCTCGTCAGCAGCCTCACGTTGCACGCGGCCCATACCGCGATTCGTCGGGGAAATCGTCGTCGATTTCTCGCGTGGCTCGCCGCGACCGTGCTGCTCGGTCTCGCCTTCGTCGGCGGTCAGATTTTCGAATACTACGAGTTCCTCGTCGTCGAGGGCGCCCCGGTGACGACGGTCTTTTTCAGCGCCTTCTTCGGGCTGACCGGACTGCACGGTCTCCACGTCGTCCTCGGCGTGGTCGTGCTGACGACCGTCCTCGTGCGCGCCCTGCGCGGGCAGTTCGACGCGGAGCGCCACACCGCGGTCGCGACGGCGTCGATGTACTGGCACTTCGTCGACGCGGTGTGGGTGTTTCTGGTCGTCACTCTGTACGTCGGCGCCGTCGCGTGA
- a CDS encoding TrkH family potassium uptake protein, producing MRVRVDWRASVSLTGRILKYLSVAFLVPIAVSLLYSQQDLLVFVATMAGTVTAGALLERVGPAEDPGPREAFLMVGLTWLLVAVVGAAPYVLAGSGTVASPVNALFESMSGFTTTGATVMRDISVDAHSRELMMWRQLTQWLGGMGIVVLAVAILTELSVGGAQLMEAEAPGPGIEKLTPQIAETARALWLAYIGFSVAQAVLLYLLGVSGLAPEMTAYGAIAHTFTTMPTGGFSPQARSIEAFSWAVQWAIIPFMVVAGTNFVLFWHVLTGDWREAVEDSEVRFYAGCLASLSAIVSVLLFVDNALVDAENVGRVAGLVEPSIRHAAFQIVSIVTTTGYASMNFDVWSPPAQYVLVFAMFLGGSAGSTGGGIKMIRWLVILKSIRRELFTTVHPEAVRPVRLAGRSLDENAVRGIYTFTLLYFVVFLVGTLLLAVDAARVGGIGIEVIGLVTATAATLGNIGPGLGMVGPMGNYLQFPWSSRLLMVGLMWIGRLEIFPVLVLLTRAFWRS from the coding sequence ATGAGGGTCCGCGTCGACTGGCGGGCCAGCGTGAGCCTCACCGGGCGGATTCTGAAGTACCTCTCGGTCGCGTTTCTGGTGCCGATCGCCGTCTCTTTGCTCTACTCCCAGCAGGACCTGCTGGTGTTCGTTGCGACGATGGCCGGTACCGTCACCGCGGGCGCGCTCTTAGAGCGGGTCGGTCCCGCTGAGGATCCCGGCCCGAGAGAGGCGTTCCTAATGGTCGGGCTGACGTGGCTTCTCGTCGCCGTCGTCGGGGCGGCACCCTACGTACTCGCCGGATCCGGAACGGTCGCCAGCCCGGTCAACGCCCTGTTCGAGAGCATGAGCGGCTTCACGACGACCGGAGCGACAGTCATGAGAGACATCTCCGTCGACGCCCACTCCAGGGAGCTGATGATGTGGCGCCAGCTCACCCAGTGGCTCGGTGGAATGGGCATCGTCGTCCTCGCGGTGGCGATTCTCACCGAACTGTCGGTCGGTGGCGCCCAGCTCATGGAGGCCGAAGCGCCCGGCCCCGGCATCGAGAAGTTGACTCCCCAGATCGCCGAGACGGCGCGCGCACTCTGGCTCGCGTACATCGGCTTCTCGGTCGCACAGGCCGTCCTGCTGTACCTGCTCGGCGTCTCGGGGCTGGCGCCCGAGATGACGGCCTACGGCGCGATCGCGCACACGTTCACGACGATGCCGACGGGCGGGTTCTCCCCGCAGGCCCGCAGCATCGAGGCGTTCTCGTGGGCGGTCCAGTGGGCGATCATCCCGTTTATGGTCGTCGCCGGGACGAACTTCGTGCTGTTCTGGCACGTGCTGACCGGTGACTGGCGCGAGGCGGTCGAGGACAGCGAGGTCCGTTTCTACGCGGGCTGTCTGGCGTCGCTGAGCGCGATCGTCAGCGTCCTGCTGTTCGTCGACAACGCGCTCGTCGACGCCGAAAACGTCGGGCGCGTCGCGGGGCTGGTCGAGCCCTCGATTCGCCACGCCGCCTTCCAGATCGTCTCGATCGTCACGACGACGGGCTACGCCAGTATGAACTTCGACGTCTGGAGCCCGCCGGCCCAGTACGTGCTCGTGTTTGCGATGTTCTTAGGCGGCTCTGCCGGCTCGACCGGCGGCGGCATCAAGATGATCCGCTGGCTCGTGATTCTCAAGTCGATCCGCCGGGAGCTGTTTACGACCGTCCATCCCGAAGCGGTCCGACCGGTTCGGCTGGCCGGCCGCTCCCTTGACGAGAACGCAGTGCGGGGGATCTACACATTCACGCTGCTGTACTTCGTGGTGTTTCTCGTCGGGACGCTACTGTTGGCGGTCGACGCCGCACGCGTCGGCGGAATCGGGATCGAGGTCATCGGGCTGGTGACGGCCACCGCGGCCACGCTCGGGAACATCGGCCCGGGGCTGGGCATGGTCGGCCCGATGGGCAACTACCTCCAGTTCCCCTGGTCCTCGAGGCTGCTGATGGTCGGGCTGATGTGGATCGGTCGGCTGGAGATATTCCCGGTGCTCGTCCTACTGACGCGGGCGTTCTGGCGGTCCTGA
- a CDS encoding DUF6789 family protein translates to MNRPASAIAGGVAGTTVLLLLLLLLETETRSAIPVFEVIARFVGTPENQAVGFVLFTIAGVVAWPLLFVALEPYIPRGPDPASRGVVLGTVLWVAFVITGRGEISGSLLVIYAAFTLLAHWGYGFTLGAVYGRLLNRPGADATPRAD, encoded by the coding sequence ATGAACAGGCCGGCGAGCGCGATCGCGGGCGGCGTCGCCGGGACGACGGTGTTGCTGTTGTTGCTGTTGCTGCTCGAAACGGAGACGCGCTCGGCGATTCCGGTGTTCGAGGTGATCGCTCGGTTCGTCGGGACGCCCGAGAATCAGGCAGTGGGGTTCGTGCTGTTTACGATCGCCGGCGTCGTCGCGTGGCCGCTACTGTTCGTTGCGCTCGAACCGTACATTCCGCGCGGGCCCGATCCGGCGAGTCGCGGCGTCGTGCTCGGAACCGTACTCTGGGTCGCGTTCGTCATCACCGGTCGCGGCGAGATCAGCGGCTCGCTGCTGGTCATCTACGCGGCGTTCACGCTGTTGGCCCACTGGGGGTACGGCTTCACGCTCGGAGCGGTCTACGGACGCCTGCTGAACCGTCCCGGAGCCGACGCGACGCCGCGCGCCGATTGA
- a CDS encoding cation:proton antiporter — protein sequence MSLGTGGLVGDVFLAAAALFVVLAIALLYRVIDGPTMQDRVLAVNVLGTNTVVILALLAVGLGEPSFLDIALIYALLNFLMSVAISKFTVERGGII from the coding sequence ATGAGCCTCGGCACCGGCGGCCTCGTCGGCGACGTGTTCCTCGCCGCGGCGGCGCTGTTCGTCGTGCTAGCGATCGCGTTGCTCTATCGGGTTATCGACGGCCCGACCATGCAGGACCGCGTGCTGGCGGTGAACGTGCTCGGCACGAACACCGTCGTGATCCTCGCGCTGCTGGCGGTCGGATTGGGCGAGCCGTCGTTCCTCGACATCGCGCTGATCTACGCCCTGCTCAACTTCCTGATGTCGGTGGCGATCTCGAAGTTCACCGTCGAACGAGGTGGGATCATATGA
- a CDS encoding NAD(P)/FAD-dependent oxidoreductase, producing MTRDVLIVGGGVAGLSAGIFTARAGLDTLIVDPAGGPDDASDADGSILERNAHLENYPGFPAGIDARLYLKMVREQAAEAGCSFFEGRVADVRDRDDGFAVELDAGEMLQSTRVIAASWSDVSYLDGLDIEFVDRGSKTYVGVDEHGRTNVSGLYAAGRVAGRPHQAIVAAGHGATVGLTAISESNANFYHDWVTPEGYFTGRERDVPPGCEEIDDIERGAREAAARDRLSEWIEDPLDDEPTMHPSVDDSA from the coding sequence ATGACCAGAGACGTGCTCATCGTCGGCGGCGGCGTCGCGGGGCTCTCGGCCGGCATCTTCACTGCGAGAGCCGGACTCGACACCCTCATCGTCGACCCGGCTGGCGGACCGGACGACGCCAGCGACGCCGACGGATCGATTCTCGAACGCAACGCCCACCTCGAAAACTACCCCGGCTTTCCCGCTGGGATCGATGCCCGGTTGTATCTGAAGATGGTTCGAGAACAGGCGGCCGAGGCCGGCTGTAGCTTTTTCGAGGGACGTGTCGCGGACGTTCGTGACCGCGACGACGGGTTCGCCGTCGAACTCGACGCTGGCGAGATGCTCCAGTCGACCCGCGTAATCGCGGCGTCGTGGTCGGACGTTTCCTATCTCGACGGGCTCGACATCGAGTTCGTCGACCGCGGATCGAAGACCTACGTCGGCGTCGACGAGCACGGCCGAACGAACGTGTCGGGGCTGTACGCCGCTGGCCGGGTCGCCGGGCGCCCGCATCAGGCCATCGTCGCGGCCGGGCACGGTGCGACGGTCGGGCTCACCGCAATCTCGGAGTCGAACGCCAACTTCTATCACGACTGGGTCACCCCGGAGGGGTATTTCACCGGCCGCGAGCGCGACGTGCCGCCGGGCTGTGAGGAGATCGACGACATCGAACGCGGCGCCCGCGAGGCCGCGGCGCGCGACCGGCTGAGCGAGTGGATCGAGGACCCGCTCGACGACGAACCGACGATGCACCCGAGCGTCGACGACTCGGCGTGA
- a CDS encoding DUF6684 family protein — protein MLEWVRRETLLDVSINVIPVVILLLLDLLFIFLYPWQRGTLSELLTHLLTLFPIIVLAFATYQAARAIELDAAE, from the coding sequence ATGCTGGAGTGGGTACGCCGGGAGACGCTGCTGGACGTTTCGATCAACGTCATTCCAGTCGTGATCCTGCTGTTGCTGGATCTGCTCTTCATCTTCCTCTATCCGTGGCAGCGCGGCACGCTGTCGGAACTACTCACGCACCTGCTGACGCTGTTCCCGATCATCGTCCTCGCGTTTGCGACGTATCAGGCCGCGCGCGCGATCGAACTTGATGCTGCGGAGTAA
- a CDS encoding DUF6789 family protein, which yields MSTPDERPDLTQPTVPGDIEDLEARLDINARVVLSAFAGGLAGLIAMTPVLLGLPALLGLFEADPLVSVTDLGRVIGVQPSLLLGLAVFLAGGVIALPLLFTVAGAFLPPREPRAARGIVFATIMWTGFVIAYRPGPRNVVLFAALSLAGHWVYGYALGAVMERLAYIPEHTI from the coding sequence ATGAGCACCCCCGACGAGCGACCGGACCTCACGCAACCGACGGTTCCGGGGGATATAGAGGACTTGGAGGCGCGCCTCGACATCAACGCGCGAGTCGTGCTGTCGGCCTTCGCCGGCGGGCTGGCCGGGCTGATTGCGATGACGCCCGTACTGCTCGGCCTACCGGCGTTGCTCGGTCTGTTCGAGGCCGATCCGCTGGTCAGCGTGACCGACCTCGGGCGCGTCATCGGCGTCCAGCCGAGCCTGCTGCTCGGCCTCGCGGTGTTTCTCGCCGGCGGAGTCATCGCGCTCCCGCTGCTGTTCACCGTCGCCGGCGCCTTCCTCCCGCCGCGGGAGCCGCGGGCGGCACGCGGGATCGTCTTTGCGACGATCATGTGGACCGGCTTCGTCATCGCCTACCGGCCGGGACCGCGCAACGTCGTCCTGTTCGCCGCGCTCTCGCTGGCGGGCCACTGGGTGTACGGCTACGCGCTCGGCGCGGTCATGGAGCGACTCGCATATATCCCCGAACACACGATCTGA
- the trkA gene encoding Trk system potassium transporter TrkA translates to MRVIVIGAGEVGRSIASNLADSNEVVVIERDPEVVEELTYSLDVLSITGDGTSLDVLEEAGVEDADIVIASTDDDETNLVACGTAKTVSEAFTIARVKKTNLLDTWRRTTTAFGVDFMVGSDLLTAHAIVQIAGLPGAHDADAFAGGAVRMGEFEIEAESPVAGDTVQEADRFDSLTFAAIFRDGEVTIPRGNTRIRAGDRLVVIGSPESVQEFATQLYPADARDGTDEIVIVGGSDIGYQAARIFEDHGLKPRLIEQDPDRARELAEELPKTTVMQSDATDTDFLAREHVGEADLLISTLENDQKNLLVSLLAERQGVDRTVAIVESPDYIELFEAVGVDIAVNPREETAEEITRFTREGEAENVAMLESDLAEVVEFEVDRESLLVGQSIQEAMSELPECVVVGAITRNGEHITPRGDTHVQAGDHVVVFLATEILDDVLDKI, encoded by the coding sequence GTGCGCGTGATCGTCATCGGTGCCGGTGAGGTCGGGCGCAGCATCGCCTCCAACCTCGCCGACTCCAACGAAGTCGTCGTCATCGAACGCGACCCCGAGGTCGTCGAGGAGTTGACCTACTCGCTCGACGTGCTCTCGATCACCGGTGACGGAACGTCGCTGGACGTGCTCGAAGAGGCTGGCGTCGAAGACGCCGACATCGTCATCGCAAGCACCGACGACGACGAAACGAACCTCGTCGCCTGCGGGACGGCCAAGACCGTCTCCGAGGCGTTCACGATCGCCCGCGTCAAGAAGACGAATCTACTCGACACGTGGCGTCGCACCACGACGGCCTTCGGCGTCGACTTCATGGTCGGCAGCGACCTGCTGACCGCGCACGCGATCGTACAGATTGCCGGTCTCCCCGGCGCGCACGACGCCGATGCGTTCGCCGGCGGTGCGGTCCGGATGGGCGAGTTCGAGATCGAAGCCGAAAGCCCAGTTGCCGGCGATACGGTGCAGGAAGCCGACCGGTTCGACTCGTTGACGTTCGCCGCGATATTCCGTGACGGCGAGGTGACGATCCCCCGCGGCAACACGCGAATCAGGGCCGGCGATCGCCTCGTCGTGATCGGGAGTCCCGAAAGCGTACAGGAGTTTGCGACCCAACTCTACCCCGCCGACGCCCGCGACGGCACCGACGAGATCGTGATCGTCGGCGGCAGCGACATCGGCTATCAGGCCGCCCGGATATTCGAGGATCACGGACTGAAACCGCGCCTGATCGAACAGGACCCCGATCGGGCCCGCGAGCTTGCCGAGGAGTTGCCAAAGACGACTGTGATGCAAAGCGACGCGACGGACACCGATTTCCTCGCGCGCGAACACGTCGGCGAAGCCGACCTGCTGATCTCGACCTTGGAGAACGATCAGAAGAACCTGCTCGTCTCGCTGCTGGCGGAACGACAGGGCGTCGATCGAACGGTCGCGATCGTCGAATCGCCCGACTACATCGAACTGTTCGAGGCCGTCGGCGTCGACATCGCGGTCAACCCCCGCGAGGAGACCGCCGAGGAGATCACCCGATTCACCCGCGAGGGCGAGGCCGAAAACGTGGCGATGCTCGAAAGCGACCTCGCGGAGGTCGTCGAGTTCGAGGTCGACCGTGAGAGCCTGCTGGTCGGCCAGTCGATCCAAGAAGCGATGTCGGAACTACCCGAATGCGTCGTCGTCGGCGCGATCACCCGCAACGGCGAGCACATCACGCCACGAGGCGACACGCACGTTCAGGCGGGCGATCACGTCGTGGTGTTTCTTGCCACTGAGATCCTCGACGACGTGCTCGACAAAATATGA